One Oryzomonas sagensis DNA segment encodes these proteins:
- a CDS encoding phospholipid carrier-dependent glycosyltransferase: MRDLKGYVHDGGSGWLRDMVILAFVLGLPFFQFLGGLPLIDPDEGRYAEIPREMVEQGDFVTPTLNYVKYFEKPPLLYWLNAASLKLSGLTEQAARFPSALCGLLTLLATYIIARRLYGRRTALIAAAILGTAAGFVLQSRIILTDMLLTFCLTAALGAFIIASQREGRRSTGGPWYAFYLFCALAVLAKGLIGIVFPAGIIFLYLLLSGRWNLLGEMRIPTGLTLFLALAAPWFVVVSLRNPEFARFFFIHEHFERFTSTVHGRYQPFWFFLPVLAATLLPWSFFIPGALKRAWRDRHHDDSQAGLYLLIWTVLIFLFFSKSNSKLVPYILPIFPPLAILIANRIDRVLDGQGRELKLASILLGMTLTILGVAALAYARLPGLADLLAGVLPRLSDPLHQFINNAPPVTAAGGTFIAALFLIQGIAAMVFAGSNPLRMVVTLCLCSFLLVIFIPRLIMVPIAQAESSRPLALQARSLAGPHTRIVTFGPQQGVSWYTQRRIMVTDKLDELEFGSKQGDQSAWFPDQQALLRMWESDTPVLIILKKGELDRLLPLLHPAPRIAGEAGRRRLISNR; the protein is encoded by the coding sequence GTGAGGGATCTGAAAGGGTACGTCCACGACGGGGGGAGCGGTTGGCTGCGGGACATGGTGATTCTGGCCTTTGTCCTGGGCCTCCCCTTTTTCCAGTTTCTGGGCGGACTGCCGCTGATCGATCCCGATGAAGGGCGCTACGCCGAGATCCCCCGGGAGATGGTGGAGCAGGGGGATTTCGTCACCCCGACCCTCAATTACGTCAAATATTTCGAGAAGCCGCCGCTGTTGTACTGGCTGAACGCCGCTTCCCTCAAGCTCTCCGGCCTCACCGAGCAGGCCGCCCGCTTCCCGTCGGCACTGTGCGGCCTTTTGACCCTGCTGGCGACCTATATCATCGCCCGACGCCTTTACGGCCGGCGCACGGCCCTGATTGCGGCGGCGATCCTGGGGACGGCGGCCGGTTTCGTGCTCCAGTCGCGCATCATCCTGACCGATATGCTGCTGACCTTCTGCCTCACGGCAGCGCTGGGGGCCTTTATCATAGCCAGCCAGCGCGAGGGGCGACGCAGCACTGGGGGGCCCTGGTACGCCTTCTATCTGTTCTGCGCCCTTGCGGTGCTGGCCAAGGGGTTGATCGGCATCGTCTTCCCGGCCGGCATCATCTTCTTGTACCTTTTGTTGAGCGGACGCTGGAACCTGCTCGGAGAGATGCGCATCCCCACCGGCCTGACGCTGTTCCTGGCTCTGGCCGCTCCCTGGTTCGTGGTGGTTTCCCTGCGGAATCCCGAATTCGCCCGCTTCTTTTTCATCCATGAGCACTTTGAACGCTTCACCAGCACCGTGCATGGCCGCTATCAGCCGTTCTGGTTTTTTCTACCGGTCCTGGCGGCAACCTTGCTCCCTTGGTCGTTCTTCATCCCCGGAGCCCTGAAACGGGCTTGGCGCGACCGCCATCACGACGACAGCCAGGCCGGGCTCTACCTCCTGATCTGGACGGTTCTGATCTTCCTGTTCTTCTCCAAGTCCAACTCCAAGCTGGTCCCCTACATCCTGCCGATCTTTCCGCCCTTGGCCATCCTGATCGCCAACCGCATCGACCGGGTGCTGGACGGCCAGGGACGAGAGCTCAAGCTGGCCTCCATTCTGTTGGGCATGACCCTGACCATTCTGGGCGTCGCGGCCCTGGCCTATGCCCGCCTTCCCGGGCTGGCCGACCTGCTTGCCGGGGTTCTGCCGAGGCTGAGCGACCCGCTGCACCAGTTCATCAACAACGCCCCGCCGGTGACCGCAGCGGGGGGCACGTTCATCGCAGCACTGTTTTTGATACAGGGGATAGCCGCCATGGTCTTTGCGGGCAGTAACCCGCTCCGCATGGTGGTTACGCTCTGCCTCTGCTCCTTTCTGCTTGTAATTTTCATCCCGCGATTGATAATGGTGCCCATCGCCCAGGCCGAATCCTCCCGCCCCCTGGCGCTGCAAGCCCGTTCCCTGGCCGGACCGCACACACGCATCGTGACCTTCGGCCCCCAGCAGGGGGTCTCCTGGTACACCCAGCGTCGGATCATGGTCACCGATAAGCTGGACGAACTGGAGTTCGGCAGCAAACAGGGGGATCAATCCGCCTGGTTTCCCGACCAGCAGGCGCTGCTGCGGATGTGGGAGAGCGATACCCCGGTGCTGATCATCCTCAAAAAGGGCGAACTGGACCGCCTGCTTCCGCTGCTCCACCCCGCCCCGCGAATTGCGGGAGAAGCGGGCCGGCGGCGGCTGATATCGAACCGGTAG
- a CDS encoding CoA-binding protein yields the protein MTTQQQIDTFLASPAFGVVGASKNRSKYGNKVLRCYLQHGYETIPVNPNEQEIEGVACVAAINDLPPQVKSISMITPPEVTARLVPLALERGIENIWMQPGAEHPEAVALCRQRHVNVIADGSCLLVVLGYHDH from the coding sequence ATGACCACGCAGCAACAAATCGACACGTTCCTCGCCTCCCCGGCCTTCGGGGTCGTGGGGGCATCGAAGAATCGCTCCAAGTACGGCAACAAGGTGCTGCGCTGCTACCTGCAGCACGGCTACGAGACCATACCGGTCAACCCCAATGAACAGGAGATCGAAGGGGTTGCCTGCGTTGCCGCCATCAACGATCTTCCCCCCCAGGTCAAGAGCATCTCCATGATCACCCCGCCCGAGGTAACTGCCCGGCTGGTGCCCCTGGCCCTGGAAAGAGGGATCGAGAACATCTGGATGCAGCCGGGGGCGGAACACCCCGAGGCGGTGGCCCTCTGCCGGCAGCGGCACGTCAATGTCATTGCCGACGGGAGTTGCCTGCTGGTGGTGCTGGGGTACCATGACCACTAA
- a CDS encoding bifunctional nitrogenase iron-molybdenum cofactor biosynthesis protein NifEN — protein sequence MAKPDWYDTTDCETHDKGAPKFCKKSEPGEGTERSCAYDGARVVLMPITDVIHLVHGPIACAGNSWDNRGARSSGSQLFRRGFTTEMLENDVIFGGEKKLYKAILDLAERYKGQANAMFVYATCVTAMTGDDVEAVCKAAAEKTPIPIIPVNTPGFIGDKNIGNRLAGEILFKYVVGTAEPPVLGDYPINLIGEYNIAGDLWGMMPLFNRLGIQILSCISGDAKFEELRYAHRAKLNIIICSKSLTNLAKKMQKTYGMPYLEESFYGMTDTAKALRDIARELDNTVNGLEKRTMQDRVELLLAEEEELCRRRIAPYRERLEGKRAVLFTGGVKTWSMVNSLRELGVEILAAGTQNSTLEDFYRMKSLMHKDAKIIEDTSTAGLLGVMAEKMPDLIVAGGKTKYLALKTKTPFLDINHGRSHPYAGYEGMVTFARQLDLTVNNPIWPVVNAPAPWEKSDDDLAADVAAAAGHAATFLAEDLSASRVKVSTKCATVNPQKNSPALGATMAYLGIDNMLGLLHGAQGCSTFIRLQLARHYKESIALNSTTMSEETAIFGGWENLKKGIKRVIEKFKPEVVGIMTSGLTETMGDDVQSAIVHFRQENPDCADVPIVWASTPDYCGSLQEGYAATVEAILATLPEGGPAIERQVNLLPGAHLTPADVEEVKELVESFGLTVLTIPDIANAMDGHVDDVVSPLSTGGITVDAIRTAGRSVATLYIGDSLAKAGLKLKERFGIPAYGFNSLTGLAETDRFMETLSAIAGLPVPEKQRRWRSRLMDAMLDSHYQFGTKKVALALESDNLKALTTFLSGMGCEIQAALSATRTRGLDGLPSANVAVGDLEDLEEAAQGVDLLVANSNGRQAAGKLKIGAHLRTGVPVFDRLGAHQKVWVGYRGTMNLVFEVATLFQANAKEALRVAHN from the coding sequence ATGGCAAAGCCCGACTGGTACGACACAACCGACTGCGAAACCCACGACAAGGGCGCGCCGAAGTTCTGCAAAAAATCCGAACCCGGCGAAGGCACCGAACGTTCCTGCGCCTACGACGGCGCCCGTGTCGTATTGATGCCGATTACCGACGTGATCCATCTGGTGCACGGCCCCATCGCCTGCGCCGGCAACTCCTGGGATAACCGCGGCGCCCGCTCTTCGGGATCACAGCTCTTCCGCCGGGGCTTCACGACCGAGATGCTGGAAAACGACGTCATCTTCGGCGGCGAGAAGAAGCTTTACAAGGCCATTCTGGACCTGGCTGAGCGTTACAAGGGACAGGCCAACGCCATGTTCGTCTACGCCACCTGCGTGACCGCCATGACCGGCGACGACGTGGAGGCGGTGTGCAAGGCCGCAGCGGAGAAGACCCCCATCCCGATCATCCCGGTCAATACCCCCGGCTTTATCGGCGACAAAAACATCGGCAACCGGCTGGCCGGCGAGATCCTGTTCAAATATGTCGTCGGCACGGCCGAGCCACCGGTGCTGGGCGACTATCCCATCAATCTGATCGGCGAGTACAACATCGCCGGCGACCTGTGGGGCATGATGCCGCTCTTCAACCGCCTGGGCATCCAGATCCTCTCCTGTATCAGCGGGGACGCCAAATTCGAGGAGTTGCGCTACGCCCACCGGGCGAAGCTCAATATCATTATCTGTTCCAAGTCCCTGACCAACCTGGCCAAGAAGATGCAGAAAACCTACGGCATGCCCTACCTGGAAGAGTCTTTTTACGGCATGACCGACACGGCCAAGGCGCTCAGGGACATCGCCCGCGAACTGGACAACACGGTGAACGGCCTGGAGAAACGGACCATGCAGGACCGGGTGGAATTGCTCCTGGCCGAGGAAGAGGAGTTGTGCCGCCGGCGCATCGCCCCCTATCGCGAGCGGCTGGAGGGGAAGCGGGCCGTGCTGTTCACCGGCGGCGTCAAGACCTGGTCCATGGTCAACTCCCTGCGGGAACTGGGCGTCGAGATCCTGGCGGCCGGCACCCAGAACTCGACCCTGGAAGATTTCTACCGCATGAAAAGCCTGATGCACAAGGACGCCAAGATTATCGAGGACACCTCCACCGCGGGGCTCCTGGGGGTCATGGCCGAGAAGATGCCGGACCTGATCGTGGCCGGCGGTAAAACAAAGTATCTGGCGCTCAAAACCAAGACCCCGTTTCTGGACATCAACCATGGACGCTCCCACCCCTACGCCGGTTACGAGGGCATGGTGACCTTTGCCCGCCAGCTCGACCTGACGGTCAACAATCCGATCTGGCCGGTGGTGAACGCCCCGGCGCCGTGGGAAAAAAGCGATGACGACCTCGCCGCCGATGTTGCCGCGGCTGCGGGTCACGCCGCCACGTTCCTGGCCGAGGACCTCTCGGCCTCCCGGGTCAAGGTTTCTACAAAATGCGCCACGGTCAACCCGCAGAAGAATTCCCCGGCCCTGGGTGCCACCATGGCCTACCTGGGGATCGACAACATGCTGGGGCTGCTGCACGGCGCCCAGGGGTGTTCCACGTTCATACGCCTGCAACTGGCGCGGCACTACAAGGAGTCCATCGCCCTCAATTCCACCACCATGAGCGAGGAAACGGCGATCTTCGGCGGCTGGGAGAACCTCAAGAAGGGCATCAAGCGGGTGATCGAGAAATTCAAGCCCGAGGTGGTGGGCATCATGACCTCCGGCCTGACCGAAACCATGGGTGACGACGTGCAGAGCGCCATCGTCCACTTCCGCCAGGAAAACCCCGATTGCGCCGATGTGCCTATTGTATGGGCATCCACCCCCGACTACTGCGGCTCCCTCCAGGAAGGGTACGCCGCCACCGTGGAAGCCATCCTCGCGACCCTGCCGGAAGGGGGCCCGGCCATCGAGCGGCAGGTCAACCTGCTGCCGGGCGCGCACCTCACGCCCGCCGATGTGGAAGAGGTCAAGGAGTTGGTCGAGTCCTTCGGCCTGACGGTGCTGACCATCCCGGACATCGCCAATGCCATGGACGGACACGTTGACGATGTGGTTTCCCCCCTCTCCACCGGCGGCATTACGGTGGATGCGATCCGCACGGCGGGCCGCAGCGTCGCGACCCTGTATATCGGCGACTCCCTGGCCAAGGCCGGCCTGAAACTCAAGGAACGATTCGGTATCCCGGCCTATGGGTTCAACTCCCTGACCGGACTGGCCGAAACCGACCGCTTCATGGAGACGCTCAGCGCCATCGCCGGGCTCCCCGTACCGGAAAAGCAGCGCCGCTGGCGGAGCCGCCTCATGGACGCCATGCTCGACAGCCACTACCAGTTCGGCACCAAGAAGGTGGCCCTTGCCCTGGAGTCGGACAACCTCAAGGCGCTGACCACCTTCCTGAGCGGCATGGGATGCGAAATCCAGGCGGCCCTCAGCGCTACCCGCACCAGGGGGCTGGACGGACTGCCGAGCGCCAATGTCGCCGTGGGCGATCTGGAGGACCTGGAAGAGGCGGCCCAGGGGGTCGATCTGCTGGTGGCCAACTCCAACGGCCGCCAGGCGGCCGGCAAGCTCAAGATCGGAGCGCACCTGCGGACGGGAGTGCCGGTCTTCGACCGCCTGGGCGCCCACCAGAAGGTCTGGGTCGGCTACCGGGGGACCATGAATCTGGTCTTCGAGGTCGCCACCCTGTTCCAGGCCAATGCCAAGGAAGCGCTGCGGGTGGCGCATAATTAG
- a CDS encoding glutamate-5-semialdehyde dehydrogenase — MSIAEQIRQIAVEARQASLVMARLSTAAKNDMLVRMADALAGDAARVIAENGKDLESGRRKGLSAAMLDRLMLDDKRIAAIAAALREVAALPDPVGEITGMRKRPNDLMVGKMRIPLGVIGIIYEARPNVTADAAALCLKAGNAVILRGGSEAIHSNLAIAAILTRVMADLNIPPAALAVLPFTEREGVLEMLKQEESIDLIIPRGGESLIRFVSENSRIPVIKHYKGVCHVFVDATADFDKAEKIVVNAKVQRPGVCNALETLLIHKDVAAAFIPRIAATLEGLQVELRGDEAFRRYAPSATPATEEDWHAEYLELILACRVVDDMDAAIDHINRYGSLHTEAIVTSDYGRAQRFIREVNSSCVLVNASTRFADGGQLGLGAEIGISTTKLHSFGPMGLEDLTTTKFIVYGDGQVRV; from the coding sequence ATGAGTATTGCCGAACAGATCAGACAAATCGCCGTGGAGGCCCGTCAGGCCTCGCTGGTTATGGCGCGTCTGTCCACCGCCGCCAAAAACGACATGCTGGTACGGATGGCCGATGCCCTGGCAGGGGACGCGGCCCGGGTCATCGCCGAAAACGGCAAGGATCTGGAGTCGGGGCGCCGGAAAGGGCTCTCCGCCGCCATGCTCGACCGCCTGATGCTGGATGACAAACGGATTGCCGCCATTGCCGCCGCCCTGCGCGAGGTGGCCGCCCTGCCCGACCCGGTGGGAGAGATCACCGGGATGCGGAAGCGCCCCAACGACCTGATGGTGGGCAAGATGCGCATCCCGCTGGGGGTGATCGGCATCATCTACGAGGCCCGCCCCAACGTGACCGCCGATGCGGCCGCCTTGTGCCTCAAGGCGGGAAACGCCGTGATCCTCAGGGGCGGATCGGAGGCGATCCACTCCAACCTGGCCATCGCCGCAATCCTGACCCGGGTCATGGCCGACCTGAACATCCCGCCGGCGGCCCTGGCGGTGCTCCCCTTTACCGAGCGGGAAGGGGTGCTGGAGATGCTCAAACAGGAAGAGTCCATCGACCTGATCATCCCCCGGGGGGGCGAGAGCCTGATCCGCTTTGTCTCGGAAAACTCGCGCATCCCGGTCATCAAGCACTACAAGGGGGTCTGCCACGTCTTTGTGGATGCCACGGCCGATTTCGACAAGGCCGAAAAGATCGTCGTCAATGCCAAGGTGCAGCGCCCGGGCGTCTGCAATGCCCTGGAAACCCTCCTGATCCACAAGGATGTGGCGGCCGCCTTCATCCCCCGCATCGCCGCCACCCTGGAAGGGCTCCAGGTGGAACTGCGCGGCGACGAAGCCTTCCGGCGCTATGCCCCCTCGGCCACGCCCGCCACCGAGGAGGATTGGCATGCGGAATACCTGGAACTGATCCTCGCCTGCCGGGTGGTGGACGACATGGATGCGGCCATCGACCACATCAACCGTTACGGCTCCCTGCATACCGAGGCCATCGTCACCAGCGACTACGGCCGGGCCCAGCGATTCATCCGCGAGGTCAACTCGTCCTGCGTGCTGGTGAACGCCTCGACCCGCTTCGCCGACGGCGGCCAGCTCGGCCTGGGGGCCGAGATCGGCATCTCCACCACCAAGCTGCACTCCTTCGGCCCCATGGGGTTGGAGGATCTGACCACCACCAAGTTCATCGTCTACGGCGACGGACAGGTCCGGGTCTGA
- a CDS encoding Hsp20/alpha crystallin family protein: MRGTTHLRSVRDTGETATVPVTAEHVPETRGSWLETTRLPSLIDDMERMMNEMFRRPFFETGMAPFRGFLHDMGRGGMAPSVDVFEDAGHIVVKADLPGLTKNDITVKLIDNTLEISGEKKSEEKVDTRDYLRLERGYGKFSRTLRLPEGLDADKVTARFTEGVLEIRVPKVEDKRVVKNIAIK; the protein is encoded by the coding sequence ATGAGAGGCACGACACATCTCAGATCTGTACGGGACACCGGTGAAACCGCAACGGTGCCGGTAACGGCGGAGCATGTGCCCGAAACCCGGGGGAGTTGGCTCGAAACCACACGGCTCCCCAGCCTGATCGACGACATGGAACGGATGATGAATGAGATGTTCCGGCGCCCGTTCTTTGAAACGGGCATGGCACCGTTCAGGGGCTTCCTGCACGACATGGGGCGCGGCGGGATGGCGCCATCGGTGGATGTCTTCGAGGACGCGGGCCATATCGTCGTCAAGGCCGATTTGCCCGGCCTGACAAAGAACGACATCACCGTGAAGCTGATCGACAACACCCTTGAGATCAGCGGCGAGAAGAAGAGCGAGGAAAAGGTCGACACCCGCGATTACCTGAGGCTTGAGCGTGGCTACGGCAAATTCAGCAGGACCCTGCGGTTGCCGGAAGGGCTGGACGCCGACAAGGTGACCGCCAGGTTCACCGAGGGGGTTCTGGAAATCAGGGTCCCGAAGGTGGAGGACAAGCGGGTGGTGAAGAATATCGCCATTAAATGA
- the typA gene encoding translational GTPase TypA yields MQERIRNIAIIAHVDHGKTTLVDAMLRHSGVYRENEAITERVMDSNDLEKERGITILAKNLSIHHGRYKINIVDTPGHADFGGEVERVLKMVDSVLLLVDALDGPMPQTRFVLKKSLDLGLKPIVVINKIDRPGSRPDEVLNMVFDLFCELNASDEQLEFPVVYTSAKMGYAKLDVSADSSSMEPLFAVIESNVRPPQGDAKAPFQMLVANIDYNDYIGRMATGRIFNGGVASGETVAMIKQDGTIQRGRITKLLGYEGLKQVEISVAETGDIVTVAGFDEISIGETLASAENPIAVPYVSIDEPTLAMNFMVNASPFAGREGKWVTSRNIRERLTKELRTNVSLRVEDTDSPDTLKVSGRGELHLSILIENMRREGFELAVSKPEVIIRERDGQKMEPMEYLVVDVASEFQGVIIEKMGPRKGEMAAMSPMGDMVRLEFVIPARGLIGLRGEVLTDTRGTAVMTHTFHDYAPYKGDIPGRKNGVLIAMEHGETTAYSLDALQPRGTLFIGAGVEVYGGMIIGQHAKDNDLDVNPCKGKKLTNVRASGTDDAIKLTPPRVLTLEQALEFIDDDELVEVTPLSIRMRKKELDPTKRKRASKG; encoded by the coding sequence ATGCAGGAACGTATCAGAAATATCGCCATCATCGCACACGTCGACCATGGCAAAACCACATTGGTCGACGCCATGCTGCGCCATTCCGGCGTCTATCGGGAAAACGAGGCCATCACCGAACGCGTCATGGATTCCAACGACCTGGAGAAGGAGCGCGGCATCACCATTCTGGCCAAAAACCTCTCCATCCACCATGGCCGCTACAAGATCAATATCGTGGATACCCCGGGTCACGCCGACTTCGGCGGCGAGGTGGAACGCGTCCTGAAGATGGTCGATTCGGTACTCCTGCTGGTCGACGCCCTGGACGGCCCCATGCCCCAGACCCGCTTCGTCCTCAAGAAGTCCCTTGACTTGGGACTGAAGCCGATCGTGGTCATCAACAAGATCGACCGTCCCGGCAGCCGGCCGGACGAGGTGCTGAACATGGTCTTCGACCTGTTCTGCGAATTGAACGCCAGCGACGAACAACTGGAGTTCCCGGTGGTCTACACCAGCGCCAAGATGGGCTACGCCAAGTTGGACGTCAGTGCCGATTCCAGCAGCATGGAACCGCTCTTCGCCGTGATCGAGAGCAATGTCCGCCCCCCCCAGGGAGATGCCAAGGCCCCCTTCCAGATGCTGGTGGCCAACATCGACTACAACGACTACATCGGCCGCATGGCCACCGGCCGCATCTTCAACGGCGGCGTCGCCTCCGGCGAGACCGTCGCCATGATCAAACAGGACGGCACGATCCAGCGGGGGCGCATCACCAAACTGCTGGGGTACGAAGGGCTGAAACAGGTGGAAATCAGCGTGGCGGAAACCGGCGATATCGTTACCGTGGCCGGTTTCGACGAGATCAGCATCGGCGAGACCCTGGCCTCGGCGGAGAACCCCATCGCCGTCCCCTATGTCTCCATCGACGAACCGACCCTGGCCATGAACTTCATGGTCAACGCTTCCCCCTTTGCCGGCCGGGAAGGGAAATGGGTCACCTCACGCAACATCCGGGAGCGCCTGACCAAGGAGTTGCGCACCAACGTATCGCTCAGGGTGGAAGATACCGACTCCCCGGACACCCTGAAGGTTTCGGGCCGTGGCGAGTTGCACCTGTCGATCCTGATCGAGAATATGCGTCGCGAAGGCTTCGAGCTGGCCGTGTCCAAACCGGAGGTCATCATCCGCGAACGGGATGGGCAGAAGATGGAGCCGATGGAATACCTGGTGGTGGACGTGGCCTCCGAGTTCCAGGGTGTCATCATCGAGAAGATGGGACCGCGCAAGGGTGAAATGGCAGCCATGAGTCCCATGGGCGACATGGTGCGCCTGGAGTTCGTCATCCCGGCCCGCGGCCTGATCGGCCTGCGGGGCGAAGTGCTGACCGATACCCGCGGCACGGCGGTCATGACCCACACCTTCCACGACTACGCCCCCTACAAGGGTGATATCCCGGGCCGCAAGAACGGCGTGCTCATCGCCATGGAGCACGGCGAGACCACGGCCTACTCCCTGGACGCCCTCCAGCCCCGCGGCACCCTCTTCATCGGGGCCGGGGTGGAAGTCTACGGCGGCATGATCATCGGCCAGCACGCCAAGGACAACGACCTGGACGTCAACCCCTGCAAAGGGAAAAAGCTGACCAACGTGCGCGCCTCCGGCACGGACGACGCCATCAAACTGACGCCGCCGCGCGTCCTGACCCTGGAGCAGGCCCTGGAATTCATCGACGACGATGAGTTGGTGGAGGTGACCCCGCTCTCGATCCGCATGCGCAAGAAGGAACTGGACCCGACCAAACGGAAACGGGCCTCAAAGGGCTAA
- a CDS encoding DegT/DnrJ/EryC1/StrS family aminotransferase, whose amino-acid sequence MRETFLPFSTPTIEDAEINEVVDSLKSGWITTGPKVKRFEDAFKAYVGAPYAIPLSSATAGLHVTLLALGIKEGDEIITTPMTFASTVSMIILCGATPVLADIEPGTLNIDPARIREKITPRTRAVIPVHFAGQSCDMDPIFALAREHNLTVIEDAAHAAGTEYKGRRIGSLDSISIFSFHPNKNITTGEGGMVCTADEALAEEISLLKFHGMSREAWKRFAASGTPNYDILLPGFKYNMMDIQAAIGIHQLPKLDSFIQKRTEIATYYNREFADVAELALPAYAPYDQRHAWHLYTPLVRIEKLDIDRDQFMAELKKHNIGSGLHYKAIHHHPYYRDHLGIADSDLPVATYASERILSLPLFPKMTKEDAADVVTAVKAVIAAHRCTR is encoded by the coding sequence ATGCGCGAAACCTTTCTCCCCTTCTCCACCCCCACCATCGAAGACGCCGAGATCAATGAGGTCGTCGACTCCCTCAAATCCGGCTGGATCACCACCGGCCCCAAGGTCAAGCGTTTCGAGGATGCTTTCAAGGCCTATGTGGGGGCTCCCTACGCCATCCCCCTGAGCTCGGCCACCGCCGGCCTGCACGTGACCCTGCTGGCCCTCGGCATCAAGGAGGGGGACGAGATCATCACCACCCCCATGACCTTCGCCTCCACGGTCAGCATGATCATCCTCTGCGGCGCCACACCGGTGTTGGCGGACATCGAACCCGGCACCCTCAATATCGATCCGGCCAGGATCAGGGAAAAGATCACCCCCCGCACCCGGGCCGTCATCCCGGTGCACTTTGCCGGCCAGTCCTGCGACATGGACCCGATCTTCGCCCTGGCCCGGGAACACAACCTCACCGTCATCGAGGACGCGGCCCACGCCGCGGGCACCGAATACAAAGGGCGGCGCATCGGCTCCCTGGACTCCATCTCCATCTTTTCCTTCCACCCCAACAAAAACATCACCACCGGCGAGGGGGGCATGGTCTGCACGGCCGACGAGGCGCTGGCCGAGGAGATCTCCCTGCTCAAATTCCACGGCATGAGCCGCGAGGCCTGGAAGCGCTTTGCCGCCAGCGGCACCCCCAACTACGACATCCTCCTGCCCGGCTTCAAATACAACATGATGGATATCCAGGCCGCCATCGGCATCCACCAACTCCCCAAACTGGACAGTTTCATCCAGAAGCGGACCGAGATCGCGACCTATTACAACCGGGAGTTCGCCGACGTCGCCGAGTTGGCGCTGCCCGCCTATGCCCCCTATGACCAGCGTCACGCCTGGCACCTGTACACGCCGCTGGTCAGGATCGAAAAACTGGACATCGACCGCGACCAGTTCATGGCGGAGTTGAAGAAGCACAACATCGGCAGCGGGCTGCACTACAAGGCCATCCACCACCATCCCTACTATCGCGACCACCTGGGCATAGCCGACAGCGACCTGCCGGTGGCCACCTATGCCTCGGAGCGGATACTCTCCCTGCCGCTCTTCCCCAAGATGACGAAAGAGGATGCCGCCGACGTCGTGACGGCGGTCAAAGCGGTGATTGCGGCCCACCGCTGCACCCGGTAA